The nucleotide sequence GTGTATAATCTGTTATGTTTAATAGGATATAGAATTTTAACCATATTGAGTCGAGATGTTTTATTAGTCACTTCAGACATGCCATACTTCTTTATCTTGAGATATATTaatcattatattttaatagTCTTTAAGGAAAAACCTtattataatgcaaaaaaagtaaaactgcCAAAAGTAGTTGTCatcaaatatactgtataaacacacggAAATGCCTTGTTAGCTAgttacaccaccaccatcaggtGGTAACTAGGTAACGTGGCTGCTTTTTTCCCCAACCACATTTCAAACAACCCCGCCCTCTGACACAGGATTGGATAAAAATACATTAGCAGAAGTAGTTGTGGTATGCCGCAATGTGggtaggattaaaaaaaaatgaaaagatagAAAGTGCCACCCACAATAGCTCAGTTCAATAGGGTTTACATTTTTCACAGGTCATTAATTCACTTTTGTTACTTCTACTATTTTCTTACCTCAAATTAATAGATGTAATAATGGAAGATGAACTGAGGAAAACGAATAGCTGTGTCCTAAACAGCATACTAGACTACTGAGGTGTGTTCAGTATAGCAGATAAACTACTCTTTTTGTAGTAATTTGAGTGAATTCTGTCGTATCAAGCAACTCAGACCAAATGAGACGCAAGTTACTGTAGTAATTTTACTGTAAAAATTGGCGAACATAAATTTAATACATGCTTGACTTACATTCTGATAACTGCTGACAAAACAATACCATAATAACATCTGTAAGTACTGACAAAGGtacttttatttagtttatgcTTAGACATGTCTATTATTGCAGGTACAGCATTAAATACTTGAAATATAAAAGCTCTTTAAGAGCCCGTGTAGATCAGTGATGCATCGGCATTTGTGCTGTTGACAcaccatttatttaaaaaaaaaaaaagagagagagaaaatgtgaaatgtcCTGAAAATGTGTAAGCCTGCCTCGAGTTATTTACTTTAGACAAAAGTAAGACAACAAAAACTGTAGACGTCTTTGCAACAGATGGTACTTCAGCTGCATGCATGTTTTGCCAAAAAGAGCAATAGTAAGGATGTTGACTGCCTTGGATGGCCGAGGCAAGGCATGCATTATACACTTTTATCGATTTTGGCTTTCAGATGTTCTTTGTAGGCCAAGATGTCCCGACTCCACTTGGTGATGGTCTGCTTTTCACAAACCCAGATCTCCTGAGCTACCTATTaatgtggattaaaaaaaaaaaaaaaaaagaacgtcATTGTTAACTTCCAAAAGTTAAcagaaagtagaaaaaaaaacaaaacaagtgttttaaacatttaacattacCTGCTGAATGAGTCTGAAGTCGTGGCTGACCAGCATCATTCCCCCTTCAAAGTCATTGATAGCATCAGCAAGTGCGTCGATGGTCTCGATGTCCAGGTGATTGGTAGGCTCGTCCAAGAAGAGCATGTGGGGGTTCTGCCAGGCCAGCCACGCAAAGCACACACGGCACTTCTGACCATCTGACAGATTCCTGATGGGGCTCACCTGACATCAAAAGTGCACAGTAACAGCACATTGCATTAGGATTAAACACATTGAAGGATTTCTGTACTAGTCAGCTCTTGCTCTTTACTTTGCTGTAGAGATTACCTCTTAAATCATTAAGAAGAAAATCAAACATATCTGCATTTAGACTAACAAAATTAACCTGCCGTCTTGTCACCAACTTTGCACTTAAGGCAACACAAAACTGCAATTCGGAAGTCTGGGCTGATGAAGTTGAACATATGAACATGAAGGCATTTCAAATAGAAGtttacaaaccaaaaaaaatctatgcTGACTCCCTGGAAGCAGTACAATAATTAGAAGCCAAGCAGAAGCTGGGAGAATATCCATACCTAGAGTAAACCTACACCATTCCTGCCCCAAGATGTAAAACTAACCTGCTGTTTGCCAGTGAGTCCGTAGCGGCCGATGATCTTCCtcatctcctctttctccttgATCTCTGGGTAGCACTTCATCATGTACTCCAGAGGGGACAGGTCCAGGTCCAGCTGCTCTGTCAGATGCTAAAAGCAACAAAAGAGAAAATCAAAATCAATATTCACAAGCCTGTGCAACATCAGATTTGAGGAAAAACttgctttaaaaagaaaaaagctggtTTAATCAGAACATGcataaaaacaagcaaataatcTATACCTGGTGATATCTGCCGATCTTGACGTGGGAGTGCTTTCTGATCATACCGTCAGTGGGGAGAAGCTAAGAAAAGGTAATAAACCATGAGTCTAAAAGTCAGCCTACAACATTAAAACCCTACACACATGCatttacatgtacacataccTCCCCGGTGAGCAGCTTCAGTAGTGTGGATTTACCAGCTCCATTGGGCCCCACAAGGGCCACTCTGGTATCCAGGTCAATTCCAAACTCCAGATTCTTATAAATGATTggctggaggaaaaaaaaacccaaaaaaaaacacaaatgtgtACAACAGAATATGAGCACAGTAGTCTCAAGAGGGCACTGTAGAATTTTGCGACCGGGAACACGTATGTGGAATCTGTAACAAATCTGCCATGGAAACACAACATGGGTGTATAAAGCCTGTTGTAGTAGTCAGGTCACATACCTGCTCACATCATATTTAAGTCCCTAACGCCTAATCATGTCTTAGGAGCATAAGAGTTTTACTCTGCCATGGTTTTGAGAATCAAGTAATAAACTGATCTGTATGAGAAGTGCTGCATCCTTCTACGGTCAATTAGAAAGTACGGCCTTAACCGCAAAGCTCAGACATAACCGGGTTGTGAAATGTGTGGATGTGGTGAAGCTGCCGCTGCTCTCTAGCCTTGACCTACCGTATTATCTGAATATCTGAAGCTGACGTTTTGAACCATGATGACTGGAGGGGGGATCTTCCCACAGGAAGGAAAGTAAAACGACAGTGTCTGaaaggcaagagagagagagcagtgttcAGTCTTGAATCACAGGATGAGTTACTTACCATTTCCCATCATTAAGGTGAGCGAGTTAAGACATACAGCACACAAAATGACTCACCTTGTCATTCACTACACGTTCGGTCAGCCCTGAGGCGACCATTTTCTGCAGCGTTTTCTCTTTGCTCTGTGCCTGTCGGGCCAGCTTGGCCGAGCCATGACCAAACCGTGCTATGTAATTCTGAGAAAGGATGAAAAGCGTGTTATTTTattgccttaaaaaaaaagaaaaaaaaaaaaaaagtgaaaaatcaaAAAAGCTGGGAGTGCAATTTCACCTTCATATGTGCGATCTGGTCCTGCTCCCAGTTAAAGCGTTTCATCTGGTTCTCCTCCAGTTCTTCTCTGGTTTTCACATACTGGTCATAATTACCCTACAGAGGGAGAACAATACACAATGTCACCGTAATAACATTGTCAAGATGTCCTTTGCACTAAAATCAACATGCTAGAAAGAGTTGGCTCTTACTGTGTAGTATTTCAGCTTGCGCTGGTGGAGGTGGATGATGTTGGTGCACACGCCGTTGAGGAAGTCTTGGGAATGGGATATCAAAACTAGAATGCGTTTGAATCTAGAACACAAATGAAAGTGTGATTTTTAGAAGtgagacagaacacacactcggCTAACCTGCTGCTCGGGTTGCACAGTCAGATCAGTTCAACGCTTCGGTCTAGTTTTTGTCAAAGCCCCAGCCGCACTGAGAAACATACTGCATGACGGCGAAGCTACAATTCGGCCTTTTGTTTACATCATGTCAGCAGACAACCACTGTAGAATTCAAACTGGTGATATTTGATTGAATATAAGGAACGTTAACGTACTCCTTTAGCTCTTCCTCAAGCCACACACACGCGTCCAGGTCCAAGTGGTTGGTGGGCTCGTCCAGCAGCAGCATGAAGGGTTTGAGGAACAGAGCTCTGAAACGAGAAGGACAAACAAGTGAGCCGAATCGCTTTTGGTTCACAAAAACAGACGGCACAAAGAGCTGCAGAAATCAGAAATACGCTTCAGACAGTTTTTGTCACTACACAGCTGCATTGCAAGTCACTGCTTGGCATCTGTGCTATCATTCGGCCTTTTGTTGCATCATCTTTCGGCAGCTAGCTTCACTTCAGCATCAGTTACTCCACAGAGAAACCAAACAAGAATAAGAGCGAAAAGTTAGCATTTACCTGGCGAGAGCAACACGCATCCTCCAGCCACCACTGAAGTCTTTGAGCTTTTTCTGCTGCATTGTAGTGGTGAAGCCGAGGCCGTGCAGGATACGGGATGCTCGCATCTCTGCCTTGTCTGCATCCAGCTCCTCCAGTCGTTCATACAGCTCCATCAGCTTCTCACACTCGGCTAACAAGCAGGTGAGAGACATGAACGTTAATGAACTTAACTGCCTACAGGCATGAATACCAAAAGACACTCCAAGTACTTGTTTCTTAACTGAGGTCTGCATCCTTAAAAACAAAAGCCGTTAAGGAGCTTGTTCAGAAAGACTGTACTGTACCACGCCTAGGAAAGGAAGCTATAACAGAAATAGCCCCTATGAAAACGTGGGGAAGAGAGCTGATTTAGTCGTACGGAGTTAAACTTTAAACTCACAGTCTTCGTGAGCGAgcctctctgcctctttctccaGCTTGATCCTCTCCTCGtccacctccatcacacactgaagTGCTGTCTTCTCGCTGGGAGCCATTTCACGAGTCAAGTGGTAAATGTCAATGTGCTCTGGAATGGGCACCTCTCTGTGTCCGATAGCTGACAGCAACATAGATTTACCTGGacaaaaggttttattttgaGGTTAAACGGCCTCTTCTGACCTTAATTTAGTGTTTTGATTTGAAGTTCAGACTGAAATTTCAGCAGCTAGCACGTGATTTTTAGACAATACCCcattataataaatacattctgCAAATAGCAAACTAGGTGAAAGACAGAATATGATTAATGtccttattattaaaacattcgtACTGTATATAGCAAGTTTAGATCTTTCTACATGAGTAACAATGATCCTGGCCTGACTGCACAATTTCTCAGCTACAGAAGGTATGCACTGTGTTTACAGTGGCTTCTCAAAACGACCCACAGTAACCCCACTGCATCATTGCAAATGTCCAAATTTCTTCTCCCTTGAGCCTTTCTGCCCAATAGTTAGAGTACTAAGTAATGTGTACAAGTTTTGGATCCTTCAGCTCATTCCTAGCTTCATAACTAGCTTTTAACTGCATAATCACATGCACCTTTTTTCATAGTTTCAATCTCACGTCACAATAACGTGGGATTCTCCTCCTACAGCTCCTGTGTCCATCTGAAAGAATAAAGCATACCTGTTCCATTGAGTCCGATGAGGCCGTAGCGCCGCCCGGAGTTGAGCTCCAGACAGGTGTCGCTCAGCAGTTCTTGCCCGTGGAAGGTTAGCGAGAGACTGCTGATGTGCACGTCTGTGCTGTTTGGATGAGATGCCAGCACCCCTGTAACAGCACGTGCCTCTGTCTTCTTCAGCTCAAACTCATCCAGCTCCTTTGTAAGACTGGCTACTCCTGTGGAAGAGAGGTGGAATTCTCAATAACAGTGATGTATATTACTGTATGAAAGAATGCATTATGTAGTGCATCAGTGAACTCATTCACATTCATAAAGACAATATGTAAATACATGAGAACACCAGTAAAAGAACAAATACATGTTTATGTACATTACGGAGTTATTGAATTGGTAGAATAGCTTTAgaggcttttttccccccttttaaattggagagaaagaagaagtgaTTGAAGGTGTTCAGTTAGCTGCTTTCCACACACATGTTGACAAGTGACCAAGTGATATTTGGACCAATCACAGACAAGGAGAATATCAGAAGATGTAGGTTGCACCTCAATCAGCTCCttagttcagtagtcaggacACTAATCAGGGAGTCAGTCAGTCTAAGGGGGCTTTTGCTCTCACAAAAAACTTCCAGTGCACAAAAACATTTAATCCTTTAATAAAGAGGCTACAGTGCACTGCAAAAACCATGAAGCACTAATGCTCATGACGCATTTTCTGACGCCTCACAGCCAACTTGTTGTAACTCAATTTTTAAACTATGACACTTTGTTCAAATCTAACATGTTTTGAGCTTTTCATTTCATGTCCAAATGCTGGACTTGGGCTGCCTTCCATTCAGAGATGATGGCAACATTTTCAGGTGTGCACAATAAGAGTACAAATACTGGCCATGTTGATTATTGCAAGAGGTCATACACTGTACAACATCGGCATGTTATGTACGGGACGAGGTTTAATTCTTCCGACTCACCATTGAGCTCAGAAACACCATTTTCTTGGCTCTCTGGTTTCTCCCCCTCGCCGTTCACTTCTTCTGCTTTTTTGGGCCGCTGACGGGCCTTGGCTGCCTCCTTTTTCTTTGCTGCCTTCTTCTTGGCCAAATCGGACGGCATTGTGGCTGGGGAACAGGAATAAGCTGCCCTGGGGACACAGCAAACTGTAGGACAGAGACAGAAGTTACATACACatcttaaatgtatttatagcACAGGTGTCCCAGCATAAGTGTTCAGTTTTACTTGGATGTTAAACCCTTTCACTGAAACCGGTTGGGTTTTTATCACactgaatatatattttaacctGACACTAGTCAGTATTTGCTACTTAGTGAAGTCTAAAGGCATGAAGTGTAATTTGAGACCACACTCCCCACCATTTTCCCCACCATATTAATGGTTTCCTCTATGGCTTAAAAGAAAGTAGGCAGGtaatcagtgttttatttcgcCGGTTGAccctttaaaaatgtttatatacagtCCAAAGCTGAATTTACACAGACACTTTTATAAAAGACAATATAGCGCCTGAGTTACACagtgaagaaaataaagaaagctaAACTAGAGAAATGCCGGCCGGCTCACAGGAGGCCCAACCACCATGCTACTCTTCCCATGCTAGCTAAAGCTAACCATGCTACATGACTGATCACTAAATATCTGTCTCGGATTTAAAATACGCCCTTACCGTCAATTATACGATTTCTGAAACCCCGTACTATCAATATCAATTTAAGAAACCACAGAAGATACTCTAGATGAACCCGAGACAAGGCTGTGAGCGATTTCAGCTCTGCTCACCGCATTGTGTCCTCACTATACCGGCAAAAAGTCGGGCTGCATCCCAAATAGCTCCCTACTGCTCAACACGTGCACTACGTAGGCTGCAAAAATGTATTACTTTCTCGGTAATGTAGGGCCCCTCTGTAGGAAATAAAGAGCCATTTGGAATTCAGCCCCGGCCTAGGGCGCCAATCCGAAAAGCAGTCAAGCTAACTTAATAAACCTCGTTATACTGTGCTCATTACACGAAGAAATTATTTAGATATCACACACTAAGCCAGTAAACATTCATACCTAACACGTGCCCTGAGAACTGGAATCAAAACGACAAGCAACACAAGATTATTACCTTTACTTCTTCCACTTGAGCGGTCCCAGCGCGCTAACAGGAAATCGCCGGCCTCATGGCTTTTTCGATACACAGCGTCGTAACAACGCGCGTGCTCAAGACCGGCTTGCCAGCCAATGAGATTTTAAGATTCGCTGACGCCCCGCCCCCTGGAGGCTGGCGCTAGAAGGTCTGGGTTTTTTCCATGTGCTCCGCTTATCAACAGTATGATGAGTAATATGTTCGTGACACTATATTATGATTCATTTAGACAAGAAAAGTAAATTATAACCTAACTATAATCCTTTAATCACAAGCCATATCTACTCAGTGAGGGTGAGGAGTGAAAAGAAATTATtggaaaaatcttttttaagaCTGACAGGGGTTTCTTCTTGCCCAGGTGTGTCCTGATTACTTAAACCATTTATAACCCTTAATGTCTACTCTTGCTTTGAGCCATGGGGGTTCACCTGTGAAGACTAGAGAGCTTTATATTCAGCATTTTAATTAGTACTTTAATTAGTGTTAATTAAAGACAGAGCTAATGAACCAAATAAACCTTTTCCCCAAAAACAGCCTCTTTTGCTCACCACACTAACCTGTTTATTTGCCTgataattttatttacttattttaacttttaattaCCCCCTGGTGTCTTCATTATTTCATGCTGTGTCCTGGACAGAGCCGTGATGAATCCAGAGCTTATCCCGGGAGCACTGAGTGTGAGGTGGGAATGCCAATCCATCATAGGTCATCACGTGTCCTCACATGCTGACACAGGGATAATTTACCATAGGCAGTCCAACAACCAGCATGTTTTTCAgaggtgtggaaaaaaaaaaacaaacccaggCCACGTGGAAGAAACACATATAGACACAGCCAGAACATGGAAAatgcacaataacacaataagaCTCATTagaataaaatgaatcattacTATATTATGGACAACGAAACATATAGCTGAACTAAtgcagatatatatatttttttaaaatctttaagaataagaataTTTGACAAATTTAAAACGTGCCCATATGATAGGAGACAGCAAAGTAGTCCAGTAAATCATTTCACATACAGTGATGAAAcaaatgcatttattcatttacaaatgtTTGCAACATGAGAACACAGTTTTTATTACTATAAATAAAGAACATTCTTAGAAAAATCACAGGACCTGGTGTCCCAGAATGAATAGGATTGACATTCAATTTTGTAGCTGTTTTAATGCCACAACACACCAATATACCTTATactgtacacagatcaggcataacattatgatcactgacaggtgaagtgagtaacactgatgatctcctcatcatggcacctgttagtgggatatattaggcagcaagtgaacattttgacctcaaagttgatgtgttagaagcaggaaaaatgggcaagcgtaaggatttgcaCCATTTTGACAAGGaccacattgtgatggctagatgactggatcagggcatctccaaaactgcagctcttgtggggtgttcccggtctgcagtggtcagtatctatcaaaagt is from Hemibagrus wyckioides isolate EC202008001 linkage group LG07, SWU_Hwy_1.0, whole genome shotgun sequence and encodes:
- the abcf2a gene encoding ATP-binding cassette sub-family F member 2a gives rise to the protein MPSDLAKKKAAKKKEAAKARQRPKKAEEVNGEGEKPESQENGVSELNGVASLTKELDEFELKKTEARAVTGVLASHPNSTDVHISSLSLTFHGQELLSDTCLELNSGRRYGLIGLNGTGKSMLLSAIGHREVPIPEHIDIYHLTREMAPSEKTALQCVMEVDEERIKLEKEAERLAHEDSECEKLMELYERLEELDADKAEMRASRILHGLGFTTTMQQKKLKDFSGGWRMRVALARALFLKPFMLLLDEPTNHLDLDACVWLEEELKEFKRILVLISHSQDFLNGVCTNIIHLHQRKLKYYTGNYDQYVKTREELEENQMKRFNWEQDQIAHMKNYIARFGHGSAKLARQAQSKEKTLQKMVASGLTERVVNDKTLSFYFPSCGKIPPPVIMVQNVSFRYSDNTPIIYKNLEFGIDLDTRVALVGPNGAGKSTLLKLLTGELLPTDGMIRKHSHVKIGRYHQHLTEQLDLDLSPLEYMMKCYPEIKEKEEMRKIIGRYGLTGKQQVSPIRNLSDGQKCRVCFAWLAWQNPHMLFLDEPTNHLDIETIDALADAINDFEGGMMLVSHDFRLIQQVAQEIWVCEKQTITKWSRDILAYKEHLKAKIDKSV